tcctgagtgctgggattaaaggcatgtgccaccatgcccagttttgtttttgttttttttttttttttttttttgttttgtttgttttgttttgtttgttttttgagacaatctaTCTTTCTCTGTAGCTATCCCAGAAGTATATGCACACCAGCATTTCTCTCAGCAGACTGGAGACAGGCTCTGCGAGCTTCCGAGCACTTTGCTAGATCTGCTGAATGCTGTCCCAGGACATAGCCATGTATTAAGAGAGCCTTCTAAGGCTTGGGAAGCCAGGGCACTGTGGATGAGATACCTACAGTGGTCTGAATGGTAGATACCTGCTATGGCTGGGTAGAAGTCCTTGAAGTCTACCTGCTCGTGGGCCCCTTCACAGCCAGCTAGACACCGAGCAAAGACCGTCATATAATCAGCCAAGGCCCGctccatgtgttctgtgctgcTGCGAAAGTCCCCGCTGTTGTAGAGCTTCACAGCCTGAAGGAACACAGCCTGGAAAGGAGCATGGCAGGGGGGAGTCAAGGGAACCCCGAAGGCTCATAAGGTGTGCATGTGTTGGGTGAAGAGGTTGTAGGAAGGCGCACCAAGGTTAGccatccctcccactctccccacACCTCGTAGGGCTGGGCCTCCAGGTCAGTGAGGGACTCATCTGCGATATCCAGCATTCCCCTGTAGTAGTTGAGATACTTGGCGGTCAGCTCGTGCTTGGGGTTCCTCTGGAGGAAGGTGTAGGCTGCAGCCACCGCCTTCTCCAGTCGGTTCGCCTGGTGAGGAGCGTGGGGAGTGGGTCAGTGGGGCCTCGAACGCACCGCGGGCCTCACGTTCTAAGGAAACTCGACGGCGTCCCGGGCCGCGCCCACCTTGAAGTGCGCGTAGTGCAGGTACTGGTAGGGCAGGCGGTTCTGGAAGTCGCGCAGTAGCTGCCGGGGCGGGTAGGGGACTTGGAAGGCGGGCAGCGTCCGCTTGCAGCGCCGCAAACAGGCGGCGCGCTCCAGGACGTGGCCGAAGAGCCGCAGCTCGCGCGCCCAATCCTCGCCATCACCGTCGTTGTCGCCGTCCGGGCCGGGAGCGGGCCAGGGTTGCGAGGTGGCGGGGCCGCTGCAGTTGGCGTGGCAGAAGGCCTCGCTGTCGCGCAGCAGCCGATGCAGCCGCAGCGCCGCCTCCAGGTAGCGCGCGCTCTCGCGCCAGCTCTCCCCTTCATACTGCTCCAGAGCGTGGCCGTAGGCCGTGGCCAGAGGCATCAGGTCCTCC
The genomic region above belongs to Rattus rattus isolate New Zealand chromosome 9, Rrattus_CSIRO_v1, whole genome shotgun sequence and contains:
- the P3h4 gene encoding endoplasmic reticulum protein SC65, translated to MARAAWGLLWLLLGSAGAQYEKYSFRGFPPEDLMPLATAYGHALEQYEGESWRESARYLEAALRLHRLLRDSEAFCHANCSGPATSQPWPAPGPDGDNDGDGEDWARELRLFGHVLERAACLRRCKRTLPAFQVPYPPRQLLRDFQNRLPYQYLHYAHFKANRLEKAVAAAYTFLQRNPKHELTAKYLNYYRGMLDIADESLTDLEAQPYEAVFLQAVKLYNSGDFRSSTEHMERALADYMTVFARCLAGCEGAHEQVDFKDFYPAIADLFADSLQCKVDCEANLTPNVGGFFVDKFVATMYHYLQFAYYKLNDVHQAARSAASYMLFDPKDSVMQQNLVYYRFHRARWGLEEEDFQPWRYTMLYHNQTSELRELLDFTHMYLQSDDEMELEETESLPEPEKPLSDAEFEGEGDYEEGLYADWWQEPDAKGDEDEAEPEPELA